From the genome of Symphalangus syndactylus isolate Jambi chromosome 7, NHGRI_mSymSyn1-v2.1_pri, whole genome shotgun sequence, one region includes:
- the PHYKPL gene encoding 5-phosphohydroxy-L-lysine phospho-lyase isoform X9 → MYDEQGAEYIDCINNVAHVGHCHPLVVQAAHEQNQVLNTNSRYLHDTIVDYAQRLSETLPEQLCVFYFLNSGSEANDLALRLARHYTGHQDVVVLDHAYHGHLSSLIDISPYKFRNLDGQKEWVHVVCTAQLTTGRCLSPSPDNMALSLLTGTSPRHLPGPLPGGPPQPSYGLCQRGETSGQQCTGEGQEVTCSALWPEASSPWWPCGGWTGKGIQLEDLCRSPRKKQADLQEADCSLLCRVSAQCGRADHSPCWLLLPSGRLQGKDFVPDIVTMGKSIGNGHPVACVATTQPVARAFEATGVEYFNTIPAGQGQGGRGKGAKALQFGGSPVSCAVGLAVLNVLEKEQLQAHATSVGSFLMELLGQQKIKHPIVGDVRGVGLFIGVDLIKDEATRTPATEEAAYLVSRLKENYVLLSTDGPGRNILKFKPPMCFSLDNARQVVAKLDAILTDMEEKVRSCETLRLQP, encoded by the exons ATGTATGATGAACAGGGGGCAGAATACATCGATTGCATCAACAATGTGGCGCACG TTGGGCACTGCCACCCTCTCGTGGTCCAAGCAGCACATGAACAGAACCAGGTGCTCAACACCAACAGCCGGTACCTGCATGACACCATCGTGGACTATGCGCAGAGGCTGTCAGAGACCCTGCCGGAGCAGCTCTGTGTGTTCTATTTCCTGAATTCTGG GTCAGAAGCCAATGACCTGGCCCTGAGGCTGGCTCGCCACTACACAGGACACCAGGACGTGGTGGTATTAGATCA tGCGTATCACGGCCACCTGAGCTCCCTGATTGACATCAGTCCCTACAAGTTCCGCAACCTGGATGGCCAGAAGGAGTGGGTCCACGTGGTATGCACTGCCCAACTCACAACAGGTCGGTGCCTGTCCCCAAGCCCGGATAACATGGCGCTGTCACTCCTCACAGGCACCTCTCCCAGACACCTACCGGGGCCCCTACCGGGAGGACCACCTCAACCCAGCTATGGCCTATGCCAACGAGGTGAAACGTCTGGTCAGCAGTGCACAGGAGAAGGGCAGGAAG TGACATGCTCAGCTCTCTGGCCTGAGGCATCATCACCCTGGTGGCCATGTGGAGGATGGACTGGAAAAGGCATTCAGTTAGAAGACCTCTGCAGGAGTCCAAGGAAGAAACAGGCAGATCTGCAGGAGGCAG ATTGCAGCCTTCTTTGCCGAGTCTCTGCCCAGTGTGGGAGGGCAGATCATTCCCCCTGCTGGCTACTTCTCCCAAGTGGCAGA CTCCAGGGAAAAGACTTCGTCCCTGACATCGTCACCATGGGCAAGTCCATTGGCAATGGCCACCCTGTTGCCTGCGTGGCCACAACCCAGCCTGTGGCGAGGGCATTTGAAGCCACCGGCGTTGAGTACTTCAACACG ATACCTGCAGGACAAGGACAGGGTGGGCGAGGAAAAGGAGCCAAAGCCCTCCAG TTTGGGGGCAGCCCAGTGTCCTGCGCTGTGGGGCTGGCTGTCCTGAATGTCTTGGAGAAGGAGCAGCTCCAGGCTCATGCCACCAGCGTAGGCAGCTTCCTGATGGAGCTCCTCGGGCAGCAAAAAATCAAACATCCCATCGTCGGGGATGTCAG GGGTGTTGGGCTCTTCATTGGTGTGGATCTGATCAAAGATGAGGCCACAAGGACACCAGCAACTGAAGAGGCTGCCTACTTGGTATCAAG GCTGAAGGAGAACTACGTTTTGCTGAGCACTGATGGTCCTGGGAGGAACATCCTGAAGTTTAAGCCCCCAATGTGCTTCAGCCTGGACAATGCACGGCAGGTGGTGGCAAAGCTGgatgccattctgactg ACATGGAAGAGAAGGTGAGAAGTTGTGAGACGCTGAGGCTCCAGCCCTAA
- the PHYKPL gene encoding 5-phosphohydroxy-L-lysine phospho-lyase isoform X3: MAADQRPKADTLARRQRLISSSCRLFFPEDPVKIVRAQGQYMYDEQGAEYIDCINNVAHVGHCHPLVVQAAHEQNQVLNTNSRYLHDTIVDYAQRLSETLPEQLCVFYFLNSGSEANDLALRLARHYTGHQDVVVLDHAYHGHLSSLIDISPYKFRNLDGQKEWVHVAPLPDTYRGPYREDHLNPAMAYANEVKRLVSSAQEKGRKIAAFFAESLPSVGGQIIPPAGYFSQVADSREKTSSLTSSPWASPLAMATLLPAWPQPSLWRGHLKPPALSTSTRDGVSPCCPGWSRTPHLRQPTHLGHSKCWDYRHEPLHPVNIFVTSDLKSLSNKIPAGQGQGGRGKGAKALQFGGSPVSCAVGLAVLNVLEKEQLQAHATSVGSFLMELLGQQKIKHPIVGDVRGVGLFIGVDLIKDEATRTPATEEAAYLVSRLKENYVLLSTDGPGRNILKFKPPMCFSLDNARQVVAKLDAILTDMEEKVRSCETLRLQP; this comes from the exons ATGGCCGCAGACCAGCGCCCGAAGGCCGACACCCTGGCCCGGAGGCAACGGCTCATCAG CTCTTCCTGCAGACTCTTTTTTCCCGAGGATCCTGTTAAGATTGTCCGGGCCCAAGGGCAGTACATGTATGATGAACAGGGGGCAGAATACATCGATTGCATCAACAATGTGGCGCACG TTGGGCACTGCCACCCTCTCGTGGTCCAAGCAGCACATGAACAGAACCAGGTGCTCAACACCAACAGCCGGTACCTGCATGACACCATCGTGGACTATGCGCAGAGGCTGTCAGAGACCCTGCCGGAGCAGCTCTGTGTGTTCTATTTCCTGAATTCTGG GTCAGAAGCCAATGACCTGGCCCTGAGGCTGGCTCGCCACTACACAGGACACCAGGACGTGGTGGTATTAGATCA tGCGTATCACGGCCACCTGAGCTCCCTGATTGACATCAGTCCCTACAAGTTCCGCAACCTGGATGGCCAGAAGGAGTGGGTCCACGTG GCACCTCTCCCAGACACCTACCGGGGCCCCTACCGGGAGGACCACCTCAACCCAGCTATGGCCTATGCCAACGAGGTGAAACGTCTGGTCAGCAGTGCACAGGAGAAGGGCAGGAAG ATTGCAGCCTTCTTTGCCGAGTCTCTGCCCAGTGTGGGAGGGCAGATCATTCCCCCTGCTGGCTACTTCTCCCAAGTGGCAGA CTCCAGGGAAAAGACTTCGTCCCTGACATCGTCACCATGGGCAAGTCCATTGGCAATGGCCACCCTGTTGCCTGCGTGGCCACAACCCAGCCTGTGGCGAGGGCATTTGAAGCCACCGGCGTTGAGTACTTCAACACG agatggggtttcaccatgctgcccaggctggtctcgaactcctcaccttagGCAACCCACCCATCTTGGCcactccaagtgctgggattacaggcatgagccactgcacccagttaaCATATTTGTAACATctgatttaaagtctttatcCAATAAG ATACCTGCAGGACAAGGACAGGGTGGGCGAGGAAAAGGAGCCAAAGCCCTCCAG TTTGGGGGCAGCCCAGTGTCCTGCGCTGTGGGGCTGGCTGTCCTGAATGTCTTGGAGAAGGAGCAGCTCCAGGCTCATGCCACCAGCGTAGGCAGCTTCCTGATGGAGCTCCTCGGGCAGCAAAAAATCAAACATCCCATCGTCGGGGATGTCAG GGGTGTTGGGCTCTTCATTGGTGTGGATCTGATCAAAGATGAGGCCACAAGGACACCAGCAACTGAAGAGGCTGCCTACTTGGTATCAAG GCTGAAGGAGAACTACGTTTTGCTGAGCACTGATGGTCCTGGGAGGAACATCCTGAAGTTTAAGCCCCCAATGTGCTTCAGCCTGGACAATGCACGGCAGGTGGTGGCAAAGCTGgatgccattctgactg ACATGGAAGAGAAGGTGAGAAGTTGTGAGACGCTGAGGCTCCAGCCCTAA
- the PHYKPL gene encoding 5-phosphohydroxy-L-lysine phospho-lyase isoform X20 produces MAADQRPKADTLARRQRLISSSCRLFFPEDPVKIVRAQGQYMYDEQGAEYIDCINNVAHVGHCHPLVVQAAHEQNQVLNTNSRYLHDTIVDYAQRLSETLPEQLCVFYFLNSGSEANDLALRLARHYTGHQDVVVLDHAYHGHLSSLIDISPYKFRNLDGQKEWVHVAPLPDTYRGPYREDHLNPAMAYANEVKRLVSSAQEKGRKIAAFFAESLPSVGGQIIPPAGYFSQVADSREKTSSLTSSPWASPLAMATLLPAWPQPSLWRGHLKPPALSTSTRGVGLFIGVDLIKDEATRTPATEEAAYLVSRSLRDSEWSGGMEGNRSQVQPALSSHDTLGVLFQFSEEMDMEEKVRSCETLRLQP; encoded by the exons ATGGCCGCAGACCAGCGCCCGAAGGCCGACACCCTGGCCCGGAGGCAACGGCTCATCAG CTCTTCCTGCAGACTCTTTTTTCCCGAGGATCCTGTTAAGATTGTCCGGGCCCAAGGGCAGTACATGTATGATGAACAGGGGGCAGAATACATCGATTGCATCAACAATGTGGCGCACG TTGGGCACTGCCACCCTCTCGTGGTCCAAGCAGCACATGAACAGAACCAGGTGCTCAACACCAACAGCCGGTACCTGCATGACACCATCGTGGACTATGCGCAGAGGCTGTCAGAGACCCTGCCGGAGCAGCTCTGTGTGTTCTATTTCCTGAATTCTGG GTCAGAAGCCAATGACCTGGCCCTGAGGCTGGCTCGCCACTACACAGGACACCAGGACGTGGTGGTATTAGATCA tGCGTATCACGGCCACCTGAGCTCCCTGATTGACATCAGTCCCTACAAGTTCCGCAACCTGGATGGCCAGAAGGAGTGGGTCCACGTG GCACCTCTCCCAGACACCTACCGGGGCCCCTACCGGGAGGACCACCTCAACCCAGCTATGGCCTATGCCAACGAGGTGAAACGTCTGGTCAGCAGTGCACAGGAGAAGGGCAGGAAG ATTGCAGCCTTCTTTGCCGAGTCTCTGCCCAGTGTGGGAGGGCAGATCATTCCCCCTGCTGGCTACTTCTCCCAAGTGGCAGA CTCCAGGGAAAAGACTTCGTCCCTGACATCGTCACCATGGGCAAGTCCATTGGCAATGGCCACCCTGTTGCCTGCGTGGCCACAACCCAGCCTGTGGCGAGGGCATTTGAAGCCACCGGCGTTGAGTACTTCAACACG GGGTGTTGGGCTCTTCATTGGTGTGGATCTGATCAAAGATGAGGCCACAAGGACACCAGCAACTGAAGAGGCTGCCTACTTGGTATCAAG GAGCCTCAGGGATTCGGAATGGTCGGGTGGCATGGAAGGAAACAGATCCCAAGTCCAGCCCGCTCTTTCATCTCACGATACCCTGGGGGTGCTTTTCCAGTTCAGTGAGGAAATGG ACATGGAAGAGAAGGTGAGAAGTTGTGAGACGCTGAGGCTCCAGCCCTAA
- the PHYKPL gene encoding 5-phosphohydroxy-L-lysine phospho-lyase isoform X18, translating into MAADQRPKADTLARRQRLISSSCRLFFPEDPVKIVRAQGQYMYDEQGAEYIDCINNVAHVGHCHPLVVQAAHEQNQVLNTNSRYLHDTIVDYAQRLSETLPEQLCVFYFLNSGSEANDLALRLARHYTGHQDVVVLDHAYHGHLSSLIDISPYKFRNLDGQKEWVHVAPLPDTYRGPYREDHLNPAMAYANEVKRLVSSAQEKGRKIAAFFAESLPSVGGQIIPPAGYFSQVADSREKTSSLTSSPWASPLAMATLLPAWPQPSLWRGHLKPPALSTSTRGVGLFIGVDLIKDEATRTPATEEAAYLVSRLKENYVLLSTDGPGRNILKFKPPMCFSLDNARQVVAKLDAILTDMEEKVRSCETLRLQP; encoded by the exons ATGGCCGCAGACCAGCGCCCGAAGGCCGACACCCTGGCCCGGAGGCAACGGCTCATCAG CTCTTCCTGCAGACTCTTTTTTCCCGAGGATCCTGTTAAGATTGTCCGGGCCCAAGGGCAGTACATGTATGATGAACAGGGGGCAGAATACATCGATTGCATCAACAATGTGGCGCACG TTGGGCACTGCCACCCTCTCGTGGTCCAAGCAGCACATGAACAGAACCAGGTGCTCAACACCAACAGCCGGTACCTGCATGACACCATCGTGGACTATGCGCAGAGGCTGTCAGAGACCCTGCCGGAGCAGCTCTGTGTGTTCTATTTCCTGAATTCTGG GTCAGAAGCCAATGACCTGGCCCTGAGGCTGGCTCGCCACTACACAGGACACCAGGACGTGGTGGTATTAGATCA tGCGTATCACGGCCACCTGAGCTCCCTGATTGACATCAGTCCCTACAAGTTCCGCAACCTGGATGGCCAGAAGGAGTGGGTCCACGTG GCACCTCTCCCAGACACCTACCGGGGCCCCTACCGGGAGGACCACCTCAACCCAGCTATGGCCTATGCCAACGAGGTGAAACGTCTGGTCAGCAGTGCACAGGAGAAGGGCAGGAAG ATTGCAGCCTTCTTTGCCGAGTCTCTGCCCAGTGTGGGAGGGCAGATCATTCCCCCTGCTGGCTACTTCTCCCAAGTGGCAGA CTCCAGGGAAAAGACTTCGTCCCTGACATCGTCACCATGGGCAAGTCCATTGGCAATGGCCACCCTGTTGCCTGCGTGGCCACAACCCAGCCTGTGGCGAGGGCATTTGAAGCCACCGGCGTTGAGTACTTCAACACG GGGTGTTGGGCTCTTCATTGGTGTGGATCTGATCAAAGATGAGGCCACAAGGACACCAGCAACTGAAGAGGCTGCCTACTTGGTATCAAG GCTGAAGGAGAACTACGTTTTGCTGAGCACTGATGGTCCTGGGAGGAACATCCTGAAGTTTAAGCCCCCAATGTGCTTCAGCCTGGACAATGCACGGCAGGTGGTGGCAAAGCTGgatgccattctgactg ACATGGAAGAGAAGGTGAGAAGTTGTGAGACGCTGAGGCTCCAGCCCTAA
- the PHYKPL gene encoding 5-phosphohydroxy-L-lysine phospho-lyase isoform X2: MAADQRPKADTLARRQRLISSSCRLFFPEDPVKIVRAQGQYMYDEQGAEYIDCINNVAHVGHCHPLVVQAAHEQNQVLNTNSRYLHDTIVDYAQRLSETLPEQLCVFYFLNSGSEANDLALRLARHYTGHQDVVVLDHAYHGHLSSLIDISPYKFRNLDGQKEWVHVVCTAQLTTGRCLSPSPDNMALSLLTGTSPRHLPGPLPGGPPQPSYGLCQRGETSGQQCTGEGQEVTCSALWPEASSPWWPCGGWTGKGIQLEDLCRSPRKKQADLQEADCSLLCRVSAQCGRADHSPCWLLLPSGRLQGKDFVPDIVTMGKSIGNGHPVACVATTQPVARAFEATGVEYFNTIPAGQGQGGRGKGAKALQFGGSPVSCAVGLAVLNVLEKEQLQAHATSVGSFLMELLGQQKIKHPIVGDVRGVGLFIGVDLIKDEATRTPATEEAAYLVSRSLRDSEWSGGMEGNRSQVQPALSSHDTLGVLFQFSEEMDMEEKVRSCETLRLQP; the protein is encoded by the exons ATGGCCGCAGACCAGCGCCCGAAGGCCGACACCCTGGCCCGGAGGCAACGGCTCATCAG CTCTTCCTGCAGACTCTTTTTTCCCGAGGATCCTGTTAAGATTGTCCGGGCCCAAGGGCAGTACATGTATGATGAACAGGGGGCAGAATACATCGATTGCATCAACAATGTGGCGCACG TTGGGCACTGCCACCCTCTCGTGGTCCAAGCAGCACATGAACAGAACCAGGTGCTCAACACCAACAGCCGGTACCTGCATGACACCATCGTGGACTATGCGCAGAGGCTGTCAGAGACCCTGCCGGAGCAGCTCTGTGTGTTCTATTTCCTGAATTCTGG GTCAGAAGCCAATGACCTGGCCCTGAGGCTGGCTCGCCACTACACAGGACACCAGGACGTGGTGGTATTAGATCA tGCGTATCACGGCCACCTGAGCTCCCTGATTGACATCAGTCCCTACAAGTTCCGCAACCTGGATGGCCAGAAGGAGTGGGTCCACGTGGTATGCACTGCCCAACTCACAACAGGTCGGTGCCTGTCCCCAAGCCCGGATAACATGGCGCTGTCACTCCTCACAGGCACCTCTCCCAGACACCTACCGGGGCCCCTACCGGGAGGACCACCTCAACCCAGCTATGGCCTATGCCAACGAGGTGAAACGTCTGGTCAGCAGTGCACAGGAGAAGGGCAGGAAG TGACATGCTCAGCTCTCTGGCCTGAGGCATCATCACCCTGGTGGCCATGTGGAGGATGGACTGGAAAAGGCATTCAGTTAGAAGACCTCTGCAGGAGTCCAAGGAAGAAACAGGCAGATCTGCAGGAGGCAG ATTGCAGCCTTCTTTGCCGAGTCTCTGCCCAGTGTGGGAGGGCAGATCATTCCCCCTGCTGGCTACTTCTCCCAAGTGGCAGA CTCCAGGGAAAAGACTTCGTCCCTGACATCGTCACCATGGGCAAGTCCATTGGCAATGGCCACCCTGTTGCCTGCGTGGCCACAACCCAGCCTGTGGCGAGGGCATTTGAAGCCACCGGCGTTGAGTACTTCAACACG ATACCTGCAGGACAAGGACAGGGTGGGCGAGGAAAAGGAGCCAAAGCCCTCCAG TTTGGGGGCAGCCCAGTGTCCTGCGCTGTGGGGCTGGCTGTCCTGAATGTCTTGGAGAAGGAGCAGCTCCAGGCTCATGCCACCAGCGTAGGCAGCTTCCTGATGGAGCTCCTCGGGCAGCAAAAAATCAAACATCCCATCGTCGGGGATGTCAG GGGTGTTGGGCTCTTCATTGGTGTGGATCTGATCAAAGATGAGGCCACAAGGACACCAGCAACTGAAGAGGCTGCCTACTTGGTATCAAG GAGCCTCAGGGATTCGGAATGGTCGGGTGGCATGGAAGGAAACAGATCCCAAGTCCAGCCCGCTCTTTCATCTCACGATACCCTGGGGGTGCTTTTCCAGTTCAGTGAGGAAATGG ACATGGAAGAGAAGGTGAGAAGTTGTGAGACGCTGAGGCTCCAGCCCTAA
- the PHYKPL gene encoding 5-phosphohydroxy-L-lysine phospho-lyase isoform X14, translating to MAADQRPKADTLARRQRLISSSCRLFFPEDPVKIVRAQGQYMYDEQGAEYIDCINNVAHVGHCHPLVVQAAHEQNQVLNTNSRYLHDTIVDYAQRLSETLPEQLCVFYFLNSGSEANDLALRLARHYTGHQDVVVLDHAYHGHLSSLIDISPYKFRNLDGQKEWVHVAPLPDTYRGPYREDHLNPAMAYANEVKRLVSSAQEKGRKIAAFFAESLPSVGGQIIPPAGYFSQVAEHIRKAGGVFVADEIQVGFGRVGKHFWAFQLQGKDFVPDIVTMGKSIGNGHPVACVATTQPVARAFEATGVEYFNTFGGSPVSCAVGLAVLNVLEKEQLQAHATSVGSFLMELLGQQKIKHPIVGDVRGVGLFIGVDLIKDEATRTPATEEAAYLVSRLKENYVLLSTDGPGRNILKFKPPMCFSLDNARQVVAKLDAILTDMEEKVRSCETLRLQP from the exons ATGGCCGCAGACCAGCGCCCGAAGGCCGACACCCTGGCCCGGAGGCAACGGCTCATCAG CTCTTCCTGCAGACTCTTTTTTCCCGAGGATCCTGTTAAGATTGTCCGGGCCCAAGGGCAGTACATGTATGATGAACAGGGGGCAGAATACATCGATTGCATCAACAATGTGGCGCACG TTGGGCACTGCCACCCTCTCGTGGTCCAAGCAGCACATGAACAGAACCAGGTGCTCAACACCAACAGCCGGTACCTGCATGACACCATCGTGGACTATGCGCAGAGGCTGTCAGAGACCCTGCCGGAGCAGCTCTGTGTGTTCTATTTCCTGAATTCTGG GTCAGAAGCCAATGACCTGGCCCTGAGGCTGGCTCGCCACTACACAGGACACCAGGACGTGGTGGTATTAGATCA tGCGTATCACGGCCACCTGAGCTCCCTGATTGACATCAGTCCCTACAAGTTCCGCAACCTGGATGGCCAGAAGGAGTGGGTCCACGTG GCACCTCTCCCAGACACCTACCGGGGCCCCTACCGGGAGGACCACCTCAACCCAGCTATGGCCTATGCCAACGAGGTGAAACGTCTGGTCAGCAGTGCACAGGAGAAGGGCAGGAAG ATTGCAGCCTTCTTTGCCGAGTCTCTGCCCAGTGTGGGAGGGCAGATCATTCCCCCTGCTGGCTACTTCTCCCAAGTGGCAGA GCACATCCGCAAGGCCGGAGGGGTCTTTGTTGCAGATGAGATCCAGGTTGGCTTTGGCCGAGTAGGCAAGCACTTCTGGGCCTTCCAGCTCCAGGGAAAAGACTTCGTCCCTGACATCGTCACCATGGGCAAGTCCATTGGCAATGGCCACCCTGTTGCCTGCGTGGCCACAACCCAGCCTGTGGCGAGGGCATTTGAAGCCACCGGCGTTGAGTACTTCAACACG TTTGGGGGCAGCCCAGTGTCCTGCGCTGTGGGGCTGGCTGTCCTGAATGTCTTGGAGAAGGAGCAGCTCCAGGCTCATGCCACCAGCGTAGGCAGCTTCCTGATGGAGCTCCTCGGGCAGCAAAAAATCAAACATCCCATCGTCGGGGATGTCAG GGGTGTTGGGCTCTTCATTGGTGTGGATCTGATCAAAGATGAGGCCACAAGGACACCAGCAACTGAAGAGGCTGCCTACTTGGTATCAAG GCTGAAGGAGAACTACGTTTTGCTGAGCACTGATGGTCCTGGGAGGAACATCCTGAAGTTTAAGCCCCCAATGTGCTTCAGCCTGGACAATGCACGGCAGGTGGTGGCAAAGCTGgatgccattctgactg ACATGGAAGAGAAGGTGAGAAGTTGTGAGACGCTGAGGCTCCAGCCCTAA
- the PHYKPL gene encoding 5-phosphohydroxy-L-lysine phospho-lyase isoform X6, with translation MAADQRPKADTLARRQRLISSSCRLFFPEDPVKIVRAQGQYMYDEQGAEYIDCINNVAHVGHCHPLVVQAAHEQNQVLNTNSRYLHDTIVDYAQRLSETLPEQLCVFYFLNSGSEANDLALRLARHYTGHQDVVVLDHAYHGHLSSLIDISPYKFRNLDGQKEWVHVAPLPDTYRGPYREDHLNPAMAYANEVKRLVSSAQEKGRKIAAFFAESLPSVGGQIIPPAGYFSQVADSREKTSSLTSSPWASPLAMATLLPAWPQPSLWRGHLKPPALSTSTRDGVSPCCPGWSRTPHLRQPTHLGHSKCWDYRHEPLHPVNIFVTSDLKSLSNKFGGSPVSCAVGLAVLNVLEKEQLQAHATSVGSFLMELLGQQKIKHPIVGDVRGVGLFIGVDLIKDEATRTPATEEAAYLVSRLKENYVLLSTDGPGRNILKFKPPMCFSLDNARQVVAKLDAILTDMEEKVRSCETLRLQP, from the exons ATGGCCGCAGACCAGCGCCCGAAGGCCGACACCCTGGCCCGGAGGCAACGGCTCATCAG CTCTTCCTGCAGACTCTTTTTTCCCGAGGATCCTGTTAAGATTGTCCGGGCCCAAGGGCAGTACATGTATGATGAACAGGGGGCAGAATACATCGATTGCATCAACAATGTGGCGCACG TTGGGCACTGCCACCCTCTCGTGGTCCAAGCAGCACATGAACAGAACCAGGTGCTCAACACCAACAGCCGGTACCTGCATGACACCATCGTGGACTATGCGCAGAGGCTGTCAGAGACCCTGCCGGAGCAGCTCTGTGTGTTCTATTTCCTGAATTCTGG GTCAGAAGCCAATGACCTGGCCCTGAGGCTGGCTCGCCACTACACAGGACACCAGGACGTGGTGGTATTAGATCA tGCGTATCACGGCCACCTGAGCTCCCTGATTGACATCAGTCCCTACAAGTTCCGCAACCTGGATGGCCAGAAGGAGTGGGTCCACGTG GCACCTCTCCCAGACACCTACCGGGGCCCCTACCGGGAGGACCACCTCAACCCAGCTATGGCCTATGCCAACGAGGTGAAACGTCTGGTCAGCAGTGCACAGGAGAAGGGCAGGAAG ATTGCAGCCTTCTTTGCCGAGTCTCTGCCCAGTGTGGGAGGGCAGATCATTCCCCCTGCTGGCTACTTCTCCCAAGTGGCAGA CTCCAGGGAAAAGACTTCGTCCCTGACATCGTCACCATGGGCAAGTCCATTGGCAATGGCCACCCTGTTGCCTGCGTGGCCACAACCCAGCCTGTGGCGAGGGCATTTGAAGCCACCGGCGTTGAGTACTTCAACACG agatggggtttcaccatgctgcccaggctggtctcgaactcctcaccttagGCAACCCACCCATCTTGGCcactccaagtgctgggattacaggcatgagccactgcacccagttaaCATATTTGTAACATctgatttaaagtctttatcCAATAAG TTTGGGGGCAGCCCAGTGTCCTGCGCTGTGGGGCTGGCTGTCCTGAATGTCTTGGAGAAGGAGCAGCTCCAGGCTCATGCCACCAGCGTAGGCAGCTTCCTGATGGAGCTCCTCGGGCAGCAAAAAATCAAACATCCCATCGTCGGGGATGTCAG GGGTGTTGGGCTCTTCATTGGTGTGGATCTGATCAAAGATGAGGCCACAAGGACACCAGCAACTGAAGAGGCTGCCTACTTGGTATCAAG GCTGAAGGAGAACTACGTTTTGCTGAGCACTGATGGTCCTGGGAGGAACATCCTGAAGTTTAAGCCCCCAATGTGCTTCAGCCTGGACAATGCACGGCAGGTGGTGGCAAAGCTGgatgccattctgactg ACATGGAAGAGAAGGTGAGAAGTTGTGAGACGCTGAGGCTCCAGCCCTAA